A portion of the Pseudomonas synxantha BG33R genome contains these proteins:
- the queC gene encoding 7-cyano-7-deazaguanine synthase QueC, translating to MSKKAVMVFSGGQDSTTCLIQALKQYDEVHCITFDYGQRHVAEIEVARKLAKQLGATVHKVMDVSLLNELAISSLTRDNIPVPTVNSSGESLPSTFVPGRNILFLTLAAIYAYQVKAEAVITGVCETDFSGYPDCRDEFVKALNQALKLGMEYDVRLDTPLMWLNKAETWALADYHNQLELVREQTLTCYNGVIGTGCGNCDACNLRARGLNDYLQNKADVMQSLKHKLQLK from the coding sequence ATGAGTAAAAAAGCCGTGATGGTCTTCAGTGGCGGGCAGGACTCGACCACCTGCCTGATCCAGGCATTGAAGCAGTATGACGAAGTGCACTGCATCACCTTCGATTATGGTCAGCGCCATGTGGCGGAAATCGAAGTGGCCCGCAAGTTGGCCAAGCAATTGGGCGCCACCGTGCACAAAGTGATGGATGTGTCGCTGCTCAATGAGCTGGCGATCAGCAGCCTCACCCGTGACAACATTCCGGTACCGACCGTTAACAGCTCAGGCGAAAGCCTGCCGAGCACTTTCGTGCCGGGCCGCAATATTCTGTTCTTGACCCTGGCTGCGATCTACGCCTACCAGGTCAAGGCCGAGGCCGTGATTACCGGTGTGTGCGAAACCGACTTCTCGGGCTACCCCGATTGCCGTGACGAGTTCGTCAAGGCATTGAACCAGGCCCTCAAGCTGGGCATGGAATACGACGTGCGCCTCGACACCCCGTTGATGTGGCTGAACAAGGCCGAAACCTGGGCCCTGGCCGATTACCACAACCAACTGGAACTGGTGCGCGAGCAGACGCTGACCTGCTACAACGGCGTCATTGGCACCGGCTGCGGCAACTGCGATGCGTGCAACCTGCGTGCCCGGGGCTTGAATGACTACCTGCAAAACAAAGCGGATGTCATGCAGAGCCTCAAGCACAAGTTGCAACTGAAGTAA
- the cyoE gene encoding heme o synthase, translating into MSLKHFIQITKPGIIFGNVLSVAGGFFLASKGHVDLAIFLAAMIGTSLVVASGCVFNNCIDRDIDIKMERTKNRVLVQGLISLKLALIFATILGVAGVVLLYKVANPLAALFAVIGFVIYVGLYSLYLKRKSVHGTLVGSLSGAMPPVIGYVAVTNSFDMAALVLLVMFSLWQMPHSYAIAIFRFNDYLAASIPVLPVKRGIQVAKKHILLYILAFLVATLMLTFSGYAGMSYLAVAAAMGMYWLYMAWTGYKAVDDTVWARKLFVFSIFTITALSVMMSLDFQVPKELLLTYAH; encoded by the coding sequence ATGTCGCTTAAGCACTTTATCCAAATCACCAAACCGGGGATCATTTTCGGTAACGTGCTTTCTGTGGCGGGCGGTTTCTTCCTGGCCTCCAAGGGACATGTCGATCTGGCCATCTTCCTGGCGGCGATGATCGGTACGTCCCTGGTGGTTGCTTCCGGATGCGTGTTCAACAACTGCATCGACCGTGACATCGACATCAAGATGGAGCGCACCAAGAATCGAGTGCTGGTCCAGGGGCTTATTTCCCTGAAGCTGGCGCTGATCTTCGCGACCATCCTGGGTGTTGCGGGTGTAGTGTTGTTGTACAAGGTGGCCAACCCGTTGGCGGCGCTGTTTGCCGTGATCGGTTTTGTCATCTATGTCGGCCTCTACAGCCTGTACCTCAAGCGCAAGTCGGTTCACGGCACGCTGGTGGGCAGCCTGTCGGGGGCGATGCCGCCGGTGATTGGTTATGTGGCTGTAACCAATAGCTTCGACATGGCCGCGCTGGTGCTGCTGGTGATGTTCAGCCTGTGGCAGATGCCGCATTCCTACGCCATCGCGATTTTCCGCTTCAATGACTACCTGGCTGCGTCGATTCCGGTATTGCCGGTCAAGCGCGGTATCCAGGTGGCCAAGAAACACATCCTGCTCTACATCCTGGCCTTCCTCGTGGCGACCTTGATGTTGACCTTCAGTGGCTACGCCGGCATGAGCTACCTCGCCGTAGCCGCCGCCATGGGCATGTACTGGTTGTACATGGCCTGGACCGGTTACAAGGCGGTGGACGACACCGTCTGGGCGCGCAAGCTCTTTGTGTTCTCGATCTTCACCATCACCGCGCTCAGCGTGATGATGTCCCTGGATTTCCAGGTACCCAAAGAGCTGTTGCTGACCTACGCGCACTGA
- the cyoD gene encoding cytochrome o ubiquinol oxidase subunit IV, whose protein sequence is MANAHSHDSHDSSHGSVKSYAIGFILSVILTLIPFGLVMYPTLPKSITLMIVLAFAVIQVLVHLVYFLHLDRSKEQRENVIAFVFAGLVIVLLVGLSLWIMFSIHTYMMAK, encoded by the coding sequence ATGGCTAATGCACACTCCCATGACAGCCACGATTCGAGCCACGGCAGCGTAAAGTCTTACGCCATCGGCTTCATCCTGTCGGTCATCCTGACCCTGATCCCGTTCGGCCTGGTGATGTACCCAACCTTGCCGAAGTCGATCACCTTGATGATCGTCCTGGCGTTCGCGGTGATTCAGGTCCTGGTGCATCTGGTGTACTTCCTGCACCTGGATCGCTCCAAAGAGCAGCGCGAGAACGTGATCGCGTTTGTGTTCGCAGGCCTGGTGATCGTTCTGCTGGTTGGTCTGTCGCTGTGGATCATGTTCAGCATCCACACCTACATGATGGCGAAGTGA
- a CDS encoding cytochrome o ubiquinol oxidase subunit III — protein MSNLVTNAGHAHVDDHGHDDHHHDSGPITVYGFWLYLMTDCILFASIFAVYAVLVNNVAGGPSGHDIFELPYVLGETALLLFSSITYGFAMLAFYKGNKKGVLTWLGLTFLFGLGFIGMEINEFHLLISEGYGPSRSGFLSAFFTLVGTHGLHVTAGLLWMAVMIYQVNKHGLTNTNKTRLSCLSLFWHFLDVVWICVFTVVYLMGTL, from the coding sequence ATGTCGAACTTAGTGACCAATGCTGGACACGCCCATGTCGATGACCATGGGCACGATGACCATCACCACGACTCGGGGCCAATAACCGTCTACGGTTTCTGGCTCTACCTGATGACCGACTGCATCTTGTTTGCGTCGATCTTCGCGGTGTACGCGGTACTGGTAAACAACGTAGCGGGTGGCCCGTCGGGCCACGACATCTTCGAACTGCCTTACGTGCTCGGCGAAACCGCCTTGCTGTTGTTCAGTTCGATCACCTACGGCTTCGCCATGTTGGCCTTCTACAAAGGCAACAAGAAGGGCGTGCTGACCTGGCTGGGCCTGACCTTCCTGTTCGGCCTGGGCTTTATCGGCATGGAGATCAACGAGTTCCACCTGCTGATCTCCGAAGGCTACGGTCCTAGCCGTTCCGGTTTCCTGTCGGCGTTCTTCACGCTGGTCGGCACCCACGGTCTGCACGTAACCGCAGGTTTGCTGTGGATGGCGGTGATGATCTATCAGGTCAACAAACACGGCCTGACCAACACCAACAAGACCCGCCTGAGCTGCCTGAGCCTGTTCTGGCACTTCCTGGACGTGGTCTGGATCTGCGTATTCACCGTCGTTTACTTGATGGGGACTCTGTAA
- the cyoB gene encoding cytochrome o ubiquinol oxidase subunit I, with protein MFGKLSWDAVPFHEPIVMVTIAMIALGGLALVAGITYFKKWSYLWTEWLTSVDHKKIGVMYVIVAMVMLLRGFADAIMMRTQLAMATEGSPGYLPPEHYDQIFTAHGVIMIIFMAMPFFTGLMNLALPLQIGARDVAYPFLNSLSFWLLVSGVVLINVSLGVGEFAKTGWVAYPPLSGLQYSPGVGVDYYIWALQLSGLGTTLTGVNFLATVLKMRAPGMKLMDMPIFTWTCTWANVLIVASFPILAATMALLSLDRYLDFHIFTNELGGNPMMYVNLFWAWGHPEVYILILPAFGIFSEVISTFTGKRLFGHHSMVYASGAISVLGFMVWLHHFFTMGSGASVNAFFGLATMLISIPTGVKLFNWLFTIYHGRLRMTSQVLWTLGFMVTFAIGGMTGVLLAIPGADFVLHNSLFVIAHFHNVIIGGAVFGYIAGFSFYFPKAFGFKLHEGWGKAAFWFWISGFFVAFMPLYALGFMGMTRRLNATTNPEWVPYLYVAMFGAVMIAVGIACQLIQLYVSVRDRKKNMCESGDPWNGHTLEWSTSSPPPFYNFAVIPTANTIDAFTEAKEDGTAYQKPKHYEPIHMPNNTATGVVMGALLTVFGFAMIWHIWWLAIASLVGTIGYFIIHAARDDQGYMVPVETIERIEAEQHARLVAEKKIPANRVETSLEQA; from the coding sequence ATGTTTGGTAAATTAAGTTGGGACGCGGTCCCATTCCACGAGCCGATCGTGATGGTGACCATCGCCATGATCGCGCTGGGTGGTCTGGCACTGGTTGCGGGTATTACGTACTTCAAGAAGTGGTCCTACCTGTGGACCGAGTGGCTGACCTCGGTCGACCACAAGAAAATCGGCGTCATGTACGTCATCGTTGCCATGGTCATGCTGCTGCGTGGTTTTGCCGACGCCATCATGATGCGTACCCAGTTGGCCATGGCCACCGAGGGTTCGCCTGGCTACCTGCCACCTGAACACTATGACCAGATCTTCACCGCCCACGGTGTGATCATGATCATCTTCATGGCGATGCCATTCTTCACCGGCTTGATGAACCTTGCCTTGCCGCTGCAGATTGGTGCGCGTGACGTTGCCTACCCGTTCCTGAACTCCCTGAGCTTCTGGCTGCTGGTTTCCGGCGTGGTGCTGATCAACGTTTCCCTGGGCGTCGGCGAATTCGCCAAGACCGGTTGGGTTGCGTATCCGCCATTGTCGGGCTTGCAATACAGTCCGGGCGTGGGTGTGGACTACTACATCTGGGCCCTACAGTTATCAGGACTCGGGACGACATTGACGGGGGTCAACTTCCTGGCCACCGTCCTGAAAATGCGCGCCCCTGGCATGAAACTGATGGACATGCCGATCTTCACCTGGACCTGCACCTGGGCAAACGTGCTGATCGTGGCTTCGTTCCCGATCCTGGCCGCTACCATGGCGCTGCTGTCGCTTGACCGTTACCTGGATTTCCACATTTTCACCAATGAACTTGGTGGCAATCCAATGATGTACGTGAACCTGTTCTGGGCATGGGGTCACCCTGAGGTGTACATCCTGATCCTGCCAGCGTTCGGTATCTTCTCCGAAGTGATCTCGACCTTTACCGGCAAGCGCCTGTTCGGTCACCACTCGATGGTCTACGCATCGGGCGCGATCTCCGTACTGGGCTTCATGGTGTGGCTGCACCACTTCTTCACCATGGGCTCGGGGGCCAGCGTCAACGCCTTCTTCGGCCTGGCGACGATGCTGATTTCCATCCCGACGGGGGTGAAGCTATTCAACTGGCTGTTCACCATCTACCACGGGCGTCTGCGCATGACCAGCCAGGTCCTGTGGACCCTGGGCTTCATGGTGACCTTCGCCATTGGCGGCATGACCGGCGTACTGCTGGCCATCCCGGGTGCTGACTTCGTACTGCACAACAGCCTGTTCGTGATCGCGCACTTCCACAACGTGATCATCGGTGGTGCGGTATTCGGCTACATCGCTGGTTTCAGCTTCTACTTCCCGAAAGCGTTCGGCTTCAAGCTGCACGAAGGCTGGGGCAAGGCTGCATTCTGGTTCTGGATCTCGGGCTTCTTCGTCGCGTTCATGCCGCTCTATGCACTGGGCTTCATGGGCATGACCCGTCGTCTGAACGCCACCACCAACCCTGAGTGGGTACCGTACCTGTACGTTGCCATGTTCGGTGCGGTGATGATCGCTGTGGGCATCGCCTGCCAGCTGATCCAGCTGTACGTCAGTGTGCGTGATCGCAAGAAGAACATGTGCGAGTCCGGCGATCCATGGAACGGCCACACCCTGGAATGGTCGACCTCGTCGCCACCACCGTTCTACAACTTCGCTGTGATCCCGACTGCGAACACCATTGATGCGTTCACCGAAGCCAAGGAAGACGGTACTGCGTACCAGAAGCCCAAGCACTACGAGCCGATCCACATGCCAAACAACACCGCCACTGGCGTGGTGATGGGTGCGCTGTTGACCGTGTTCGGTTTCGCGATGATCTGGCACATCTGGTGGCTGGCAATCGCGAGCCTGGTGGGCACTATCGGTTACTTCATCATTCACGCTGCCCGTGATGATCAAGGCTACATGGTGCCGGTCGAAACGATCGAACGCATCGAAGCCGAGCAGCACGCTCGCCTGGTAGCCGAGAAGAAGATTCCGGCCAACCGTGTAGAAACCTCGTTGGAACAGGCTTAA
- the cyoA gene encoding ubiquinol oxidase subunit II gives MSKNRYPRLLGFLPLLGMFLMLGGCKWTLLDPKGQVGLDERNLIITATLLMLLVVVPVIVMTFAFAWKYRASNTSATYAPKWSHSTKIEIAVWLVPILIIIALGYITYKSTHALDPYRPLESDVKPVNIQVVALDWKWLFIYPDLGIATVNEIRFPEHTPLNFRITSDAVMNSFFIPALGGQIYAMAGMQTRLHLIANQKAEMEGISANYSGAGFTGMKFKAISTSQEDFDAWVAAVKAAPKQLDQAEYDALTKPSQNNPVALYSAYEPDLFQKIVDKYEGMKPGKPVKHEKKEVAAVEGSDTGAHSTAGAEE, from the coding sequence ATGAGTAAAAACAGGTACCCCCGATTACTAGGCTTTTTGCCGCTGCTTGGCATGTTTTTAATGCTGGGAGGCTGCAAGTGGACCTTGCTCGACCCAAAAGGACAGGTCGGTCTGGATGAACGAAACCTGATCATCACCGCTACCCTGCTGATGCTGCTGGTTGTGGTGCCTGTGATCGTGATGACCTTCGCCTTCGCCTGGAAATACCGCGCGTCCAACACCAGCGCCACCTACGCGCCGAAGTGGTCGCACTCCACCAAGATCGAAATCGCGGTGTGGCTGGTCCCGATCCTCATCATTATCGCCCTGGGTTACATCACCTATAAGTCGACCCACGCTCTGGACCCGTACCGTCCGCTGGAATCCGACGTGAAGCCTGTGAACATCCAAGTGGTCGCGCTGGATTGGAAGTGGCTGTTCATCTACCCGGACCTGGGTATCGCCACCGTCAACGAGATCCGCTTCCCGGAGCACACCCCGCTTAACTTCCGGATCACCTCCGACGCCGTGATGAACTCGTTCTTCATCCCTGCACTGGGTGGCCAGATCTACGCGATGGCAGGCATGCAGACCCGCCTGCACCTGATCGCCAACCAGAAAGCCGAAATGGAAGGCATCTCCGCCAACTACAGCGGCGCTGGTTTCACCGGCATGAAATTCAAAGCGATCTCGACAAGCCAGGAAGATTTCGACGCCTGGGTAGCTGCAGTCAAGGCCGCACCTAAACAGCTTGATCAAGCTGAATACGACGCCCTGACCAAACCAAGCCAGAACAACCCTGTCGCCTTGTACTCCGCGTATGAGCCGGACCTGTTTCAGAAAATCGTCGACAAGTACGAAGGTATGAAGCCAGGCAAGCCGGTCAAGCACGAGAAGAAAGAAGTGGCCGCGGTTGAAGGTTCTGATACAGGCGCGCATTCAACTGCTGGGGCAGAGGAGTAA
- a CDS encoding disulfide bond formation protein B has product MIDDMRLGRERRFLVLLGIICLALIGGALYMQVVLGEAPCPLCILQRYALLLIAVFAFIGAAMRTKGAVTFFEGLVVLSALGGVAAAGHHVYTQFFPQVSCGIDVLQPIVDDLPLAKVFPLGFQVDGFCSTPYPPILGLSLAQWALVAFVLTAILVPLCIYRNRHPKA; this is encoded by the coding sequence ATGATTGACGACATGCGTTTGGGCAGGGAGCGGCGCTTTCTGGTGTTGCTGGGCATTATCTGCCTGGCGCTGATTGGCGGCGCGCTGTACATGCAAGTGGTGCTGGGCGAAGCGCCGTGCCCGCTGTGTATCCTGCAACGCTATGCCTTGCTGCTGATTGCGGTCTTCGCGTTTATCGGTGCCGCCATGCGCACCAAAGGCGCGGTGACCTTCTTCGAAGGGTTGGTGGTGCTCAGCGCCTTGGGTGGCGTGGCCGCCGCCGGCCACCATGTGTACACCCAGTTCTTTCCACAGGTCAGCTGCGGCATCGATGTGTTGCAACCGATCGTCGACGATCTGCCCCTGGCCAAAGTGTTTCCCCTGGGGTTCCAGGTCGATGGTTTCTGCAGCACCCCTTACCCGCCGATCCTCGGCCTGTCCCTGGCCCAATGGGCGCTGGTGGCGTTCGTGCTGACGGCGATCCTGGTGCCACTGTGCATCTACCGCAACCGTCATCCCAAAGCCTGA
- the hmpA gene encoding NO-inducible flavohemoprotein, translating into MLSAQDRAIVKSTVPLLESGGEALITHFYRMMLSEYPEVRPLFNQAHQASGDQPRALANGVLMYARHIDQLDQLGDLVAKIINKHVALQILPEHYPIVGACLLRAISEVLGSEIATPEVMSAWGAAYGQLADILIGAEAAIYDEKAQAPGGWRGARPFLLVKRVEESDEIISFYFAPVDNGPILAAAPGQYIGLKLVLDGEEVRRNYSLSALTDTGMYRISVKREAGGRVSNYLHDQMHVGATVDLFPPSGEFTLAASDKPLVLISGGVGITPTLPMLEAALASERPVHFIHCARNGGVHAFRDWVDTLAAKHPQLKRFYCYAEDDGISPAADKVGMLNQEQLAAWLPEDRDIDAYFLGPKGFMAAIKRHLNALGVPDKQARYEFFGPAAALE; encoded by the coding sequence ATGCTGAGTGCCCAAGACCGTGCCATCGTCAAATCCACTGTGCCCCTGCTGGAAAGCGGCGGCGAAGCGTTGATCACCCATTTCTATCGCATGATGCTCTCCGAGTATCCCGAAGTCCGCCCGCTGTTCAACCAGGCCCACCAGGCCAGCGGCGACCAGCCCCGGGCCCTGGCCAATGGCGTGCTGATGTATGCGCGGCATATCGACCAGTTGGACCAACTGGGCGACCTGGTGGCCAAGATCATCAACAAGCACGTGGCCTTGCAGATCCTGCCGGAGCATTACCCGATTGTGGGTGCCTGCTTGCTGCGGGCTATTTCCGAAGTGCTGGGCAGCGAGATTGCCACCCCTGAGGTGATGAGTGCCTGGGGCGCGGCCTACGGCCAGTTGGCGGACATTCTGATCGGTGCCGAAGCGGCCATCTACGACGAAAAAGCCCAGGCGCCCGGCGGCTGGCGGGGGGCGCGGCCATTCCTGTTGGTCAAGCGTGTGGAGGAGAGTGACGAGATCATCTCCTTCTATTTCGCCCCGGTGGATAACGGCCCGATCCTGGCTGCCGCGCCCGGCCAGTACATCGGCCTGAAGTTGGTCCTCGATGGAGAAGAGGTGCGTCGCAACTATTCCCTGTCGGCTCTCACCGATACCGGCATGTACCGCATCAGCGTCAAGCGCGAAGCCGGCGGGCGAGTGTCCAACTACCTGCATGACCAGATGCACGTTGGCGCAACGGTTGACCTGTTTCCACCGTCGGGCGAGTTCACCCTGGCTGCCAGCGATAAGCCGCTGGTGCTGATCAGCGGCGGGGTGGGCATTACGCCAACCCTGCCGATGCTCGAAGCAGCCCTGGCGAGCGAACGGCCGGTGCACTTTATTCACTGTGCGCGTAATGGCGGGGTGCATGCGTTCCGTGACTGGGTGGATACCCTGGCGGCCAAGCACCCGCAGCTCAAGCGCTTCTACTGCTACGCCGAGGATGACGGTATCAGCCCGGCGGCGGACAAGGTCGGGATGCTCAATCAGGAGCAACTGGCGGCCTGGTTGCCCGAGGACCGTGATATCGATGCGTACTTCCTGGGGCCCAAGGGCTTCATGGCGGCGATCAAGCGTCATCTCAATGCCCTGGGTGTGCCGGATAAGCAGGCGCGCTATGAGTTCTTCGGCCCGGCGGCGGCGCTTGAATAG
- the norR gene encoding nitric oxide reductase transcriptional regulator NorR gives MTAKSLLTALLPLVADLSRELPEGERYRRLLQAMRALLPCDAAALLRLDGEWLVPLAVDGLSADTLGRRFKISEHPRFEILLSSPGPTRFDSDSQLPDPYDGLVAGLHGHLEVHDCMGCPLFIDDQPWGLLTLDALDNERFERVELDALQAFASLAAATVNVAERIERLALRAEDEHQRAEIYRQASGQQHKEMIGQSKAHKRLVEEIKLVGGSDLTVLITGETGVGKELVAQAIHAASSRADKPMISLNCAALPETLVESELFGHVRGAFTGALNERRGKFELANGGTLFLDEVGELSLSVQAKLLRVLQSGQLQRLGSDKEHQVDVRLIAATNRDLAEEVRNGRYRADFYHRLSVYPLQVPALRERGRDVLLLAGFFLEQNRSRMGLGSLRLTSDAQAALLAYNWPGNVRELEHLIGRSALKALGNCRERPKILSLSAQDLDLPDISAAVIEVPVQAAPIATGDLRQATEHYQRQIISACLERHQHNWAGAARELGLDRANLGRMAKRLGLK, from the coding sequence ATGACTGCAAAATCGCTGCTCACCGCCCTGCTGCCGCTGGTCGCCGACCTGTCCCGCGAATTGCCCGAAGGCGAGCGCTACCGCCGCCTGCTGCAAGCCATGCGCGCCCTGCTGCCGTGTGATGCCGCCGCGCTGCTGCGCCTGGATGGCGAATGGCTGGTGCCGCTGGCGGTGGATGGTTTGAGCGCCGATACCCTGGGCCGCCGTTTCAAGATCAGCGAACACCCGCGCTTTGAAATATTGCTCAGCAGCCCCGGCCCTACCCGCTTCGACAGCGACAGCCAATTGCCCGACCCCTATGACGGCTTGGTCGCCGGTTTGCACGGCCACCTTGAAGTCCACGACTGCATGGGCTGCCCGCTGTTTATCGACGACCAGCCCTGGGGCCTGCTGACCCTTGACGCCCTCGACAACGAACGCTTTGAACGGGTCGAACTGGACGCGCTGCAAGCCTTCGCCAGCCTGGCCGCGGCCACGGTCAATGTGGCTGAACGCATTGAGCGCCTGGCGCTACGGGCCGAAGACGAGCACCAGCGCGCCGAAATCTATCGCCAGGCCAGCGGCCAGCAGCACAAGGAAATGATCGGCCAGAGCAAAGCGCACAAACGGCTGGTCGAGGAAATCAAGCTGGTGGGCGGCAGCGACCTGACCGTGCTGATCACCGGCGAAACCGGGGTCGGCAAGGAACTGGTGGCCCAGGCGATCCATGCCGCGTCATCGCGTGCCGACAAGCCGATGATCAGCCTCAATTGCGCCGCGCTACCGGAAACCCTGGTAGAGAGCGAGCTGTTCGGCCATGTGCGCGGTGCTTTCACCGGCGCGCTGAATGAGCGACGGGGCAAATTCGAACTGGCCAACGGCGGCACGTTGTTCCTGGACGAAGTGGGTGAACTGTCATTGAGCGTGCAAGCCAAGCTGCTGCGCGTACTGCAAAGCGGCCAGTTGCAGCGCCTGGGTTCGGACAAGGAACATCAGGTGGACGTGCGTCTGATTGCCGCCACCAACCGCGACCTTGCCGAAGAGGTGCGCAATGGCCGCTACCGTGCCGATTTCTACCATCGCCTGAGCGTGTACCCGCTGCAAGTGCCGGCGCTGCGTGAGCGCGGACGGGATGTGCTGCTATTGGCAGGCTTTTTCCTCGAACAGAACCGGTCGCGCATGGGCCTGGGCAGCTTGCGCTTGACCAGTGACGCCCAGGCGGCGCTGCTGGCCTACAACTGGCCGGGCAATGTGCGCGAACTGGAACACCTGATCGGACGTAGCGCGCTCAAAGCCTTGGGCAACTGTCGCGAACGTCCGAAGATTCTCAGCCTGAGCGCCCAGGACCTGGACTTGCCTGACATCAGTGCAGCGGTGATTGAAGTACCAGTGCAAGCCGCGCCCATCGCCACTGGCGACCTGCGCCAGGCCACCGAGCACTATCAGCGCCAGATCATCAGCGCCTGCCTGGAACGTCATCAGCACAACTGGGCCGGCGCCGCCCGCGAACTGGGCCTGGACCGCGCCAACCTTGGGCGCATGGCCAAGCGCCTGGGCCTGAAATAG
- a CDS encoding DMT family transporter encodes MNLFLYLLTVLIWGTTWIALKWQLGVVAIPVSIVYRFGLAALVLFALLLLSRKLQVMNRRGHLICLAQGLCLFCVNFMCFLTASQWIPSGLVAVVFSTATLWNALNARVFFGQRVARNVLTGGALGLLGLGFLFWPELAGHTASPQTLLGLGLALLGTLCFSAGNMLSSLQQKAGLKPLTTNAWGMAYGAAMLATYCAVRGIPFEMDWSARYIGALWYLVIPGSVIGFTAYLTLVGRMGPEKAAYCTVLFPVVALNVSAFAEGYQWTAPALAGLVLVMLGNVLVFRKPKPVTPVFQAKHI; translated from the coding sequence ATGAACCTCTTCTTGTACTTACTCACGGTCCTGATTTGGGGTACCACCTGGATCGCGCTCAAATGGCAACTGGGCGTGGTGGCGATTCCCGTGTCGATTGTCTATCGCTTCGGCCTGGCGGCGCTGGTGCTGTTCGCGCTGTTGCTGCTCAGCCGCAAATTGCAGGTGATGAACCGCCGCGGGCACCTGATTTGCCTGGCCCAAGGGCTGTGCCTGTTCTGCGTCAACTTCATGTGCTTTCTCACCGCCAGCCAGTGGATCCCCAGTGGCCTGGTCGCCGTGGTGTTTTCCACGGCGACCTTGTGGAATGCCCTGAATGCCCGGGTGTTTTTCGGCCAGCGGGTTGCACGTAACGTATTGACGGGCGGCGCGCTGGGGCTGCTGGGCCTGGGCTTTCTGTTCTGGCCGGAACTGGCCGGGCATACCGCCAGCCCGCAGACCTTGCTCGGGCTGGGCCTGGCGCTGCTGGGAACGCTGTGTTTTTCGGCGGGCAATATGCTGTCGAGCCTGCAACAGAAGGCCGGGCTCAAGCCGTTGACCACCAATGCCTGGGGCATGGCCTATGGGGCAGCCATGTTGGCGACCTATTGCGCAGTGCGTGGCATTCCCTTCGAGATGGACTGGAGCGCGCGGTATATCGGTGCGCTGTGGTACCTGGTGATCCCGGGCTCGGTGATTGGGTTTACCGCCTACCTCACCCTGGTCGGCCGCATGGGGCCGGAAAAAGCGGCATATTGCACCGTGCTGTTTCCGGTGGTGGCGTTGAATGTGTCCGCATTCGCCGAGGGCTACCAGTGGACGGCGCCGGCGTTGGCGGGGCTGGTGCTGGTGATGTTGGGGAATGTATTGGTGTTTCGTAAACCCAAGCCGGTAACCCCGGTTTTCCAAGCGAAACACATTTAA
- a CDS encoding helix-turn-helix domain-containing protein has protein sequence MPELESLHVFQSLNRSPHARLEACAELGDGLSAAVWSNHHDAQDYQAPSHHTLSCYIGGGTGTFRRDRPGTKGGPDKLCILPAEHQSAWVINGEIRLAHVYFSPEQFALGCVTLLDREPRELQLRETTFLEDARQARRFHQLISLNWLEPAERLLTSSLAHELLSHTLLNQVGVREGLRLKGGLAAHQRRRLVEYIDHHVEEPISLGQLASMCALSEYHFARMFRQSFGVPPHQYLLARRLARAQTLLRSSTLPLGEVALRCGFSSASHFNQRFRQALGATPGEYRQALRA, from the coding sequence ATGCCAGAGCTGGAATCGCTGCACGTCTTTCAATCCCTCAACCGCTCGCCCCACGCACGCCTGGAAGCCTGCGCCGAGCTCGGTGACGGTTTGTCTGCGGCCGTTTGGAGCAACCACCACGATGCCCAGGACTATCAGGCGCCCAGCCATCACACCTTGTCCTGCTATATCGGCGGCGGCACTGGCACCTTTCGTCGCGACCGACCGGGTACCAAGGGCGGCCCCGACAAATTGTGCATTCTGCCGGCCGAGCACCAGTCGGCGTGGGTGATCAACGGCGAGATTCGCCTGGCCCACGTGTATTTCAGCCCGGAGCAATTTGCCCTCGGCTGCGTCACCCTGCTGGACCGCGAGCCGCGGGAATTGCAGTTGCGTGAGACGACCTTCCTTGAAGACGCCCGCCAGGCCCGGCGCTTTCACCAGCTGATTAGCCTCAACTGGCTCGAACCCGCAGAGCGCTTGCTGACCAGCAGCCTGGCCCATGAGTTGCTCAGCCACACTTTGCTCAATCAGGTCGGCGTACGCGAGGGCCTGCGCCTCAAAGGCGGGCTGGCGGCGCACCAACGGCGGCGACTGGTGGAGTACATCGACCACCATGTCGAAGAGCCCATCAGCCTCGGCCAGTTGGCATCGATGTGCGCGCTGTCGGAATACCATTTCGCCCGGATGTTCCGTCAGAGTTTCGGCGTGCCGCCCCATCAATACCTGCTGGCACGCCGTCTGGCGCGGGCGCAGACCCTGCTGCGCAGCAGCACGCTGCCCCTGGGTGAGGTGGCCTTGAGGTGCGGTTTTTCCAGCGCCAGCCATTTCAACCAGCGCTTTCGCCAGGCCTTGGGGGCCACCCCGGGCGAATACCGCCAGGCATTGCGCGCCTAG